TAAAGGGGGCGAAGATGATGGTGACTGTCGATTCGGGACCGATGCATCTAGCTTCAGCGTTCAATATTCCGATCGTTTCGCTGTTCGGCCCCACCTCACCGGAAAAAACCGGCCCCATTACCGGAGGGAAAAATCATAATTTTCAGGTTCAGATCGACTGCGCCCCCTGCTTTAAAAAGGGGTGCGAAATCTCCCCGAACTGCATGGATATGCTGACACCGCAGAGCGTAATGGAGAAAATCCCCGCCTACTTTAATAAATAAACGCTTGTTTTTCCCAATAGTTTTGCATTCTAAAAAAACTAGGAGATAATGAAAGGGTTATTTTATTTGCAGCGACTTGAGAATCATACAGTAGATGGAGCTACTAGAATTTAGTGCACGTCAGCCTGCAGGCTGGATGGCACACCTGTAAAAATGCGCAGTTCAATGCGTTTGAAAGGTTCAGAGAGGATGGGAGAAAACGCAAAGAAAACCGTGCTCCTTATCGAAGATGATAAGGGGACCAGGGAGACGATTTCGCGGATAATTACCCATTTTTGCGGTCATGACGTCGTGGAAATGGAGAGCGGCGAAGATGGGTTAAAGTTTTATAAAAACCCGCAAAACCGGTTTGACGCGATAGTGTGCGACCTTATGTTGCCCGGCATCAGCGGCAGGGAGATCGCCCAGTACAATTTCGAGCATAAAAAGGTTCCTCTGGTAGTCCTGTCCGCATTTTCCGACGCAAAGCTCGGTTTAAAACTTCTTGAGTACGGGGTGGAGGACTATCTTCTAAAACCGACCGACTCTACAGATTTTTCCCTGATCATCGAAAAGGCGATTGAACGCAAAGTAAAAAAGGGGAGCGACGGTTACGACGAATCCCTGTATGGAGGGAACCTTGCGTCGCTGGTAATCTCCTCAAAGATGACGGAGCTTGCGGTCGCCAACAGCTGGATAGCTACGAAGATAGAGCCGGTAGTCTCGAGGGAGGAGAGGATAAAATTTGTAAACTTCACCGGCGAATTCCTGCTGAACGCGCACGAGCATGGCAACCTGAATTTTGGAGAGGAGTTGAAAGCCAAACTTCTGGAGGAAAACATTTTCGATATGGAAGTCTCCATGAGGGAAAGCAACTCCAACAAGAAAGTTTCGATCAACATCTCCGTGATCAAGGGGCAGATAGCATTATCCATTACGGACGAAGGTGATGGATTCAACTTTGAACGATATCTCTCAATGACAGGCAAGGAAATTTCAGAACGGATAGAAATGCTGAACGGAAGAGGCATAATCCTTGGCAGACACTATTTCGACAAGATCCAGTACAGCAACGGCGGTTCAACCGTACTTCTAGTAAAGAATATTCTATATAAAAATATGAGCTGATGCCTTCCTGATGAGGAGGTGTTCCTTCAAATGCTCCGATACAAAAAGCGGCAGAGACGCTATATGTATTTTGATTTCAGCTGGCCGCAGGCCGCCTCAATATCGCCCCCCCTGTTTTTTCTGATAAGGGCGGCAATGCCATGCTTCACCAGTTCCTTCTGAAATTCAACCACCTTTTCATCCGGCGAAGGGAAGAATCTGGCGCTCTCCCCCGGGTTGAAGACTATCAGGTTTACCTTCGCTTTCAACTTGCCGATGGCCCTTGCCAGTTTGCCTGCCTCTTCCCGTGAATCGTTTATCCCCTTGAGCATTATCACTTCGAACGTGATCTGCCTGTACGGCCTAAGCGGATAGAGCGCCAGCGATTTCATCAGAGCGCCGACCGGATACTTCCTGTTTACAGGCATAAGCTCGGTGCGTATCCCTTCGTCCGCAGAATGGAGCGATACCGCGAGGTTCACACCTCTCCCTTCCTCTCCGAGCTTCTCCAGCATCGGGATTATTCCGACTGTCGAAACGGTGATCCTTCTGATGCCGATGCCGAACCCATCCGGCGAGTTGAATATCTCTATTGAATCGATCAGGTTCCTGAAATTGTCGAGCGGCTCGCCCATCCCCATGAATACTATATTTGTAAGGGGGCGCCCCCTGGCAATGCTCTCTTCGTTCTTCAGCATGACAAACTGGTTTACTATCTCCCCTAAAGAGAGATCGCGCGAGAACCCCTGACTCCCGGTGGCACAAAACGCACAGCCGAACTTGCATCCTACCTGCGTCGAAATGCAGGCTGTACCCCTCTCACCGTCCGGAATGTATACGGCCTCTATAGAGAGCGAATCCTTCAGCCTGAAGAGGTATTTCGATGTTCCGTCCTCCGACTCCTTTCTCTCGATGATCTCAAGCCCCTCGGCGGTATATTTTTCCGCCAGCTTTTCGCGCATTTTTTTAGAAAAATTGGTCATCCCCTCTATCGAAACAACCGATTTGGAATAGAGCCAGTCGCACAGCTGCTTCAGGCGAAACGGCGGCTCCCCCATTTCCGAAATGACCGCACCCATTCCTGAAAGTGGAATATCCTTCAGATTTATTTTATCCATATTAATGCGTCCGAAATCCTCAAATTGTAAAACATGCTTCAGGCATCAAACGTGCCGACATACGGCAGAAGATGGCGGACATTATAAACCATTAGCAGTCCGATTATTTTTATTCGCTCCATTTTAACTCGTAAAACCTCTAATATTTGCGTGTCGGCATCGCAAACCAAATGAAATACTTGAATTTTCTGAAAAACTTCCCATAATGGCTAGGCGTGCCGAGGTGGTGGAATTGGTAGACACGCAGGACTCAGAATCCTGTGCCTTCACGGGTGTGGAAGTTCGACTCTTCTCCTCGGCACCAACTTTCTTTTCTCCCAATTTACAGGCACTGCGGCGCTGATAACGAACAAGTTATCAGGTAAAGGGATCCTGCTGATCGTAGATTATGTTGTAAAGAAGCGGAGTTCCTTCAAAAACAGTCGGCTTCGGTATCAGCGACTGCGAAACAACCTTCAGCCAGTTTACGTCCGGCTGCAATTCACGAAGCTTCCCGTCGCCCGGCGGCGTTGAATGTTCGTTATGGGTATAAACTATTCGGAGGATCCCGACGCCGCCATCCTTCGATTCATTTAAAAGATAATTCCGCCGGAAATTCTTGATATGCTGGAATCGCTCCCCGTTGTCCATCTCTTTTACATGCTCCTTGGGTATCTTTACCAGACAATACTTCGTGATACCCTCCTCAGAGATCTTCGTAAGCGTCCTTGATTCGGAGCTGTTCACATAAACCGTGGATATATGACTTGCAGAAGACAGAAGCTGGTATGCAACCAGAGCGGCGGTGCGCCTGCCGGAAACAGTATGATGAAAGCTGTAATACTCGAACAGTTTTTCCACCATCTCCTCGGCGTACTCCTCCCCCTTCTCGTACAGATCCTTTGAAACATACCTGAGTTCCTTGCCAAGCGCCTCTGCAGCAAAATCTATCAGCCAGTCGATCCTCACATGGAAGTGGCTGAGAGAAAATCGAAGTTTGCTCTTCGTCGATTGATCCGGCTGGATCAGCAGTGCATAGTCGACCGGGAGAAGTGCCTTTATCAGATCGAGAAACCTCTTGTGTTCAAAATTCTTCTGGGTCTTTAAAAGTTCTGGAGCCACCCTGCTGGAGCCGAGTACGATATCCGGGAGATTCTCCTTCGTTACCTTGTTGTTATCAAAATACCGGATATATTTCTTCAAGTGAGGTTCGACAGGTTTCTCGCAGAATAGAATAATGAAACCCTCTATCTGCTCGTTTTCCGCCTCGGTAACTTTCCCTTTCGGCTTTAGCTCGCGCTTCTCAACAAAACGGTACTCCTGACCGCTTTTTTTGATGTTCGCGTATGGATCAAGAATTCCATACTGTAAAAGGGAGTAATCCAGTTCATTTCGTAAAGTTTTATATAAATTTCGTTGCAGCTTTTCTTTTCTGCTCAGTTCGAAATCAGGTTTCCACACACTCTATCCCAGCCATTAAGTGCAATAAAACATACACACTAGTCACGTAAAAACAAAAAATATTATAATATTATCTACTTATTTATCCATTCTGAGTATAACACTTTGTTTTCTCGGCTACAAGCAGGAATAGCTATTATTTTCCAGTTATGTACAGTGTAACTATTTTTCATATATCTACATAACCTGTAACTTGCGGACAGTCTTTTAAAGCTGATATTTGAATGATTTAGCTATTTGTAAGGCAAAAAATATATCCTATTGTGGAAATTAATATATAATTATAAGGTATTATGTGGAAGCCACTGACAATTTCTCTCCTTATTTCTGCCACCATGCTGTATGCGCCTAACGGAAGCGCTGAAACCGACCGTTCTAACGAAACATACAGGAAGGCGGCAGATTACTACAACAATCTCTTCCTTTCCCGGAAAAAGTATCCGCGCGAAAAATGGATGAAATCAATCTCCCTTTTCAAGGATGTTTACCTAAAATACCCGAAGGGGGGGAAAGCTCCGGAAGCGCTATTTATGACCGGCAAGATATATCAGGAACTGTACTTCGAACATAAAAACAGCCCAGACAGGGAAAACGCCGTAACAATTTTCAGAGTGCTGGCAACCGGTCACTCATACAGCCATCTTGCGGATGACGCGCTGTTTCGTACCGGAGAGATATACGCCTTCGACGATGATAATGAAACAGCCCTTTCATACTATCGAAGCGTGTTGCGATGGTTTCCCGAAGGGGATATGGCTATCAAGGCAATGGAAAAAATTAAAGATACCGAAACCCAAAGCGTGAGAAAAAAATCGCTCCCTGGCGATAAAACAAAAAAACGGCTTCGTCGTTTTGCCACTCTGGATTCGATCAGATACTGGAACAACGAAAACTACGGAAGGGTCGTTTTTGACGTAAGTAAGATGGTTAATTACAAAATTTCCCGCTCTACGTCAGCATCATCGCTTACTATCGATCTTATCGGAACCCGCATGAAAAAACCGGGAGAGCTGGTAAGAAAGAAATCAGGCATCATCAAATCGATTATTACCAATCAGCCGGAAAACGATATTACAAGAATTGAAATTTCCGTGACGGACAAACATTCTATCAACTCCATGGAACTGGTGAATCCAAGCAGGATCGTTATTGATATTTACGCCGACAACGGAGAACAGGCGGCCTCAGCCGCTCCGTCTGAAACAGAAACCATCAGCTCCACCGATAACGGGGTACGTCTTAAAAGGATACCGGACATTGAAAAGCACTCTCCGCTTAGAAGAACCGGGAAAAACGTCGTAGCCGACACAAACGGCATTTATAAAAAGGCTCAAAACCGGATATCAAAAAATTCCGGCGTTCCGGATCTTGCCCCTCCGGTTGGTGCGGACCCCGCGCTTCTTGCAGCGGGGCTGGTCTCCAGCGGATCTGAAAGCACCAATGGCAATAGAACATCCGACAGAAGAGATGAAAACAAATTGGAAACGGCAAGCATGAATTTCCCCGAATCGTACAGAGGGAAGGTGATAGTCATCGATCCGGGCCATGGCGGTAAGGATCCCGGTGCCGTAGGGAAAAACGGTTTAAAGGAGAAAGACGTCGCGCTTGATATAGGGATAAGGTTAAGGCGTATTCTGAAGGAGCAGTGCAGATGCAGGGTTCTTATGACCAGGACCAAGGATGTATACATGCCCCTTGAAGAAAGAACGGCATTTGCAAACACTTCAAATGCGAATCTTTTCGTTTCGATTCACGCCAATGCAAATCCCAAAAGCAATGCGAAGGGGGTCGAAACATACTTTCTAAGCCCAGCCAACAGCAGAGAGGCGATGTTCACCGCCGCTCGTGAAAATATGATCGCATCCGGGAACAGAAATATTGAATCTAACGATATCTCCTTCATCCTTTCCGACATGTCGAATACTGAAAAAATAAATCAATCAAGCAGAATGGCGGAAAGCGTGCAGGAAGCACTGGTGGATACGCTAAGAGAGAATAAATACCGTACGCAGGATAACGGTGTGAAAAGCGCCATGTTTTATGTACTTCACGGGGCAAGAATGCCATCAATTTTGGTGGAAACAGCGTTCATTTCAAATAAGAATGAGGCTGAGAACCTGAAGAAAGCAACATTTCGCGAAAGGGTCGCCAAAGGCATAGCGATAGGGGTGCGAGATTTCGCGATTGAATCACGCCTTGCCTTAGCGCAATAAAAACCTTGCCAACAACTTTGCTTTCCAAATTTTTTTCCATCATGACTTTACGCTGCATATCTATAATTACCGTAATCATTTTTATATATTTGCCATCCGATGCTCAAGCCGATACGGTCTATATAAAACCAATTCGCCTGTTACTGCCGGGGGATGTCGCCTGCCTCGGCTCAGGTTCGCTAGACAGCCGCTCAGAAGCACCGGATATACATAAACCCGCAGTTATGGGAGCCTTCGGAAATCTCCTCTCCCTCAGCTATGAAAGAGAAAACCTTTTAAACGAAAAATCCTCCGCAGGAAATACTCGGATAAAATCGTACACGCAGAGCCTTATACTCATATACCAGCCGGAATTATTCGGAATAAATAGCTCTCTTGGCGTGTCGGCTGACAGTTTTGCCGGGGACTATGAACTCCCTTCATACGGATCTCCCCAGTCGGTAAAACTCGAACAGACAAACAACAGGAGAAGTTTCGCATTCTCTATTGCGCCTGGAGCCAATTTTCTTTTCGGAGCGGGCATCGATTACGACAATGACATCGATCACACCTTTTACAATTTGATCTATCTCCCCGCGGAAGGGGTCGGCATCGGATTTAGAAAATATTTCAATTCAGGAAGCTTCAACAGTTCGCTTTACTCGGGAAGCAACTTTGCCGAAAATTCATATTTAATTTCTGAATACATCGAAGAGTTCGGAGTGAGGGTAGGGGTGCCGGAGAAATTTACCGCTGAAACCGGATTCGGCAAGGGAGAAAAAACGGATTACCGCTCCATGCGTGTGAAAATCCATCCTTACGGAAGATTCACAATTGGAGCGATTTTTGATGAAATTCAATTCAAATCGCGATCAGAAATAAGTGTCAATGAAAATCCGGGGGGCTATTTCAGCACGGAGGCGAAACTTGACAGGATAAACGTCACCGGGGACTATATTCTCTCCGATGGCTCAAATGCGCTTTTCGGCTACGAAAAATCTACACTCGCCGCAAATATTGCCGGAAGCATCGACGGAAAATATGTTTCATCATTCTGGGAAAATCTTTTTTCGGGCAAAAGATATATTAACGGCGCTCTTTCATCCGATATCCGGCAGACGCACATAGGTATTACCTCCTCTGAAGAAAAACGGCTTTCATGGAGCGGCGGAGCAAGGTATATCGAAATTATTCCCGGAGGAGGATTTAACCACTGGACAACCCCACCTATCATCCCTATAGGAAAATTTAACGAACAGGAAAATATTCTCGCCTATGGCGAATCCACATTTGCGGCCCTCTTTCTAGGCACTACCTTGAGAATGAATCGCTTCGACATCAAATACGGCATTGCGCAGATAATACCAATCGCGGTGACGAGAAAAACCTCCGATGACGCGGAAGAGGTAACCGGCGCGAGCCAGACAAAGGATATAGACATCTCCAAATGGCAGGACGAACTGGCCAGAGACCAGGGTGGAAATCTTCAAAGAATCGAGCTCACCTGGCACTTCTGAACCAACAACCGCTCTCATATAAAGGAAAAAAGAGCGTACATCAGTTGGCAAGAATGAGGCGAACGAAAACTACTGAAGCTTATTAGAAAATAATGCGGGCGGCCTTTTTTAAAAGAACCGCCCGCATATTAGATCGAATTACTTCCAGTCGGCGGGAACGCCGTTCGGGAAGAGGCCGTTAAATTTGTCGTTAGCCGGCCAAACTATATTGTCGTTGAAACATACCTCCGTAAAGTTCGGGTCCGTATAAGAGCACATCGGCTGGTTGAAAACCCACGAATCATAGACGTTATAGGTACCTCTGTAGTTGAATGTCGGGAGATTCGTCCTCTCAACCGGCGTCACACCTAACTGTGAAATGTTCACGTCG
The sequence above is a segment of the Nitrospinota bacterium genome. Coding sequences within it:
- a CDS encoding response regulator — translated: MRSSMRLKGSERMGENAKKTVLLIEDDKGTRETISRIITHFCGHDVVEMESGEDGLKFYKNPQNRFDAIVCDLMLPGISGREIAQYNFEHKKVPLVVLSAFSDAKLGLKLLEYGVEDYLLKPTDSTDFSLIIEKAIERKVKKGSDGYDESLYGGNLASLVISSKMTELAVANSWIATKIEPVVSREERIKFVNFTGEFLLNAHEHGNLNFGEELKAKLLEENIFDMEVSMRESNSNKKVSINISVIKGQIALSITDEGDGFNFERYLSMTGKEISERIEMLNGRGIILGRHYFDKIQYSNGGSTVLLVKNILYKNMS
- the rlmN gene encoding 23S rRNA (adenine(2503)-C(2))-methyltransferase RlmN, with protein sequence MDKINLKDIPLSGMGAVISEMGEPPFRLKQLCDWLYSKSVVSIEGMTNFSKKMREKLAEKYTAEGLEIIERKESEDGTSKYLFRLKDSLSIEAVYIPDGERGTACISTQVGCKFGCAFCATGSQGFSRDLSLGEIVNQFVMLKNEESIARGRPLTNIVFMGMGEPLDNFRNLIDSIEIFNSPDGFGIGIRRITVSTVGIIPMLEKLGEEGRGVNLAVSLHSADEGIRTELMPVNRKYPVGALMKSLALYPLRPYRQITFEVIMLKGINDSREEAGKLARAIGKLKAKVNLIVFNPGESARFFPSPDEKVVEFQKELVKHGIAALIRKNRGGDIEAACGQLKSKYI
- a CDS encoding N-acetylmuramoyl-L-alanine amidase codes for the protein MWKPLTISLLISATMLYAPNGSAETDRSNETYRKAADYYNNLFLSRKKYPREKWMKSISLFKDVYLKYPKGGKAPEALFMTGKIYQELYFEHKNSPDRENAVTIFRVLATGHSYSHLADDALFRTGEIYAFDDDNETALSYYRSVLRWFPEGDMAIKAMEKIKDTETQSVRKKSLPGDKTKKRLRRFATLDSIRYWNNENYGRVVFDVSKMVNYKISRSTSASSLTIDLIGTRMKKPGELVRKKSGIIKSIITNQPENDITRIEISVTDKHSINSMELVNPSRIVIDIYADNGEQAASAAPSETETISSTDNGVRLKRIPDIEKHSPLRRTGKNVVADTNGIYKKAQNRISKNSGVPDLAPPVGADPALLAAGLVSSGSESTNGNRTSDRRDENKLETASMNFPESYRGKVIVIDPGHGGKDPGAVGKNGLKEKDVALDIGIRLRRILKEQCRCRVLMTRTKDVYMPLEERTAFANTSNANLFVSIHANANPKSNAKGVETYFLSPANSREAMFTAARENMIASGNRNIESNDISFILSDMSNTEKINQSSRMAESVQEALVDTLRENKYRTQDNGVKSAMFYVLHGARMPSILVETAFISNKNEAENLKKATFRERVAKGIAIGVRDFAIESRLALAQ